Proteins from a single region of Paraglaciecola sp. T6c:
- a CDS encoding Y-family DNA polymerase, with product MQPLWLYLHFPNLQLDSYHVHEGAESKGYIDDTGNHKSISSIPIVILDTAHGIVQLNKCARQAGIQPFMSLGTAAALHGGLQVMPFNPEIEKQQLSIIAQRLYMVVSDICFFSEQGLLLRVHNMLRLYSSLNELWSMIKSQLVPLNVSFSYATGHSPLAAKLLAVKGWNQITDEPAAIQHALKKVDLSLTELSSKDVTKLNSIGVKTVEQLLIIPFSDLHKRFDTQMITYLGQLRGDFKHPVIFFHPQANFKQYIELLYEIERTDLLLKPIQKLLSNLENFLLLRDELTQELRIILYQRDKSKIEFTVRAQQGEYRAKDWLGLLALKLENVLLNAPIIALQLSTGKTFVRHPDKQDLFLGKQGVVSRLQLISALQAKLGDDVLFSPQTINDYRPERASQYCSVLTVNERNPIYRSPLRPSFLLAEPSLLTQHVSIVHGPERISTGWWDQQPVLRDYFIAVSKEGQWFWVFKTPENTWFLQGIFS from the coding sequence ATGCAACCTCTATGGCTCTACCTACATTTCCCAAATTTGCAGCTCGACTCTTATCACGTGCATGAGGGTGCCGAGAGCAAAGGATACATTGACGACACAGGCAATCATAAGAGTATATCGTCGATCCCTATTGTAATACTCGATACAGCTCATGGTATCGTGCAGCTTAATAAATGCGCCAGGCAAGCAGGCATTCAACCCTTCATGAGCTTAGGCACAGCTGCGGCTTTACATGGTGGCTTGCAGGTTATGCCGTTTAACCCGGAAATCGAAAAACAGCAGCTGAGTATAATTGCGCAACGCTTATACATGGTTGTTTCAGATATTTGCTTTTTCAGTGAGCAAGGGTTGTTACTTCGAGTGCACAATATGCTGCGTTTGTATTCGAGTTTAAACGAACTGTGGAGCATGATTAAAAGCCAGCTTGTACCATTGAACGTAAGTTTCTCATACGCCACAGGCCATTCACCTTTAGCGGCCAAATTACTCGCCGTCAAAGGATGGAACCAAATCACGGATGAACCCGCGGCCATACAGCACGCCTTAAAAAAAGTCGATTTAAGCCTTACTGAACTTTCTTCAAAGGATGTAACTAAGCTTAACAGCATTGGCGTAAAAACTGTTGAGCAACTTCTCATCATTCCGTTTAGTGATTTACACAAACGCTTCGATACTCAAATGATTACTTACTTAGGGCAGCTAAGAGGCGATTTCAAACATCCGGTAATTTTTTTTCATCCCCAAGCAAACTTCAAGCAATACATTGAACTGCTGTATGAAATAGAGCGCACCGATTTACTTCTCAAACCCATACAAAAATTGCTTTCAAACTTAGAGAATTTTTTGCTGCTAAGAGACGAGTTAACCCAAGAGCTGCGCATAATTTTATATCAGCGAGATAAAAGCAAAATCGAATTTACGGTAAGGGCGCAGCAAGGAGAATATCGTGCCAAAGACTGGTTGGGGTTGCTCGCATTAAAACTCGAAAATGTGCTGCTGAATGCTCCAATTATCGCACTGCAACTTTCCACGGGTAAAACTTTTGTTCGTCATCCTGATAAACAAGATTTGTTCCTTGGGAAACAAGGGGTTGTATCCCGCTTACAACTTATATCAGCATTACAAGCTAAGCTTGGCGATGATGTACTTTTTAGCCCGCAAACCATTAACGACTATCGACCTGAGCGAGCATCCCAATATTGTTCCGTATTAACAGTGAATGAGCGAAACCCAATTTACCGCTCTCCGCTAAGACCAAGTTTTTTGTTAGCTGAACCTAGTTTGCTTACTCAACACGTTTCAATCGTGCATGGACCTGAACGCATTAGCACAGGTTGGTGGGACCAACAACCTGTGCTACGAGATTACTTCATTGCGGTGAGTAAAGAGGGGCAATGGTTTTGGGTGTTCAAAACACCAGAAAACACGTGGTTCTTGCAAGGCATTTTTAGTTAA
- the imuA gene encoding translesion DNA synthesis-associated protein ImuA, producing MNSTINQLKNKRLVWRASQASGAHKVLPSGFDALDAHLEGGLPEQGVVDISSPTGIGELRLLLPSFVLRQQNSDKLLVFIGAPARLNAPMLAKMGFELSRILIIEPKNAKDALWSTEQCLKSGCCDGVLLWHHGLEVHQAKRLQFAAEAGGALNIVLRQQQKQVFSLPVALAMQLSSSSQGIEVTILKRKGGCHSQPFTVNMSKMWPSLTRPIPANNVLPLTGLHSLTG from the coding sequence ATGAACTCAACAATCAATCAGCTCAAAAACAAGCGTCTAGTTTGGCGAGCCAGCCAAGCAAGTGGTGCTCATAAGGTTTTGCCCAGCGGTTTTGATGCTCTCGATGCTCACCTAGAAGGTGGTTTGCCTGAGCAAGGTGTAGTTGATATTAGTAGCCCAACTGGCATTGGTGAATTGCGCTTACTCTTGCCTAGCTTCGTATTGCGCCAACAAAACAGCGACAAACTTTTAGTCTTTATTGGTGCACCCGCTCGGTTGAATGCACCCATGCTGGCGAAAATGGGCTTTGAGTTATCGCGTATTCTGATTATTGAACCCAAGAATGCAAAGGATGCTTTATGGTCAACTGAGCAATGCTTAAAAAGTGGCTGCTGTGATGGAGTATTGTTGTGGCATCATGGCCTAGAAGTACACCAAGCAAAGCGACTACAATTCGCGGCAGAGGCAGGCGGGGCATTAAATATTGTGCTACGCCAGCAACAAAAACAGGTATTTTCATTGCCGGTGGCTTTAGCAATGCAGTTATCCTCATCTTCTCAGGGTATCGAGGTAACCATTTTAAAACGCAAAGGCGGTTGTCATAGCCAGCCCTTCACCGTCAATATGAGCAAGATGTGGCCATCATTAACGCGACCTATACCAGCAAATAATGTTCTTCCTCTCACTGGCTTACATAGCCTTACCGGCTAA
- a CDS encoding EVE domain-containing protein — MQYWLFKTEPDAFSIDDLAAKPEQTEHWDGIRNYQARNFLRDQVKQGDKVFIYHSSCKDVGIAGLAEVVKEAYPDHTQFDPESHYYDPKSSPDNPRWVMVDVRFVEKFPAILSLKKIKSMPEINEIGLIKKGYRLSIMPVNEHEFSALLAASR; from the coding sequence ATGCAATATTGGTTATTTAAAACAGAACCTGATGCCTTTAGCATCGATGACTTAGCTGCAAAACCTGAGCAGACGGAGCACTGGGATGGTATCCGCAATTACCAAGCGCGTAATTTTTTGCGTGACCAAGTAAAGCAGGGCGATAAGGTCTTTATTTATCATTCTAGCTGTAAAGACGTTGGCATCGCGGGGCTTGCAGAAGTCGTCAAAGAAGCCTACCCAGATCACACACAGTTTGACCCTGAAAGCCATTACTATGACCCTAAATCAAGCCCTGACAATCCCAGATGGGTGATGGTCGATGTGAGGTTTGTCGAGAAATTTCCCGCTATTTTGTCGCTTAAAAAAATAAAAAGCATGCCCGAGATAAACGAAATCGGCTTAATCAAAAAAGGCTATCGATTGTCTATCATGCCAGTGAATGAGCATGAGTTTTCAGCGTTGTTGGCCGCCTCGAGGTAA
- a CDS encoding DUF885 domain-containing protein, with protein sequence MYKRSLMLAAVMLSFCFQAFGASEPSQSRKLSALLEQIWQYQLSVDPIKATRYRNNRYNDKLKDLSPEALQTHEQRNQQFLARLKGVDDSGLNHQQKINKLMQMRELQNDIDLYRFNAHYMPITSESGFYSSLAFLPASAPFKTQQDYQNYLARLNQFPRYFAQQIAWMKKGIETGRVQPKSVLVGFDDTIKKFITEDLHDSQFFAPFKRLAESSFSSAVQASLYTQGETAINQSVWPAYQSFYDFLVNEYIPNAKQDIAANTWQNGAAFYQNRSDYYTSTNLDVADIHQTGLQEVKRIRSEMQSVLDTLNFEGDINQFIRYLRTSPEFYATSADELLMRASYIAKRIDATLPQLFYTLPRVPYGVAPVPDNIAPKYTTGRYIAPTRDDQPGYYWVNTYALDKRPLYALPALTLHEAVPGHHLQISLASEMQDLPPVRRYTYISAFGEGWGLYSEFLGKEVGIYTTPYEEFGRLSYEMWRACRLVVDTGMHMQGWSRQQAIDYMLENTALSEHNVTTEVDRYISWPAQALSYKIGELTIKRLRKKAEDALGDKFDLRAFHDAVLAYGSVPLSILEQNIDMFIEVNSKHK encoded by the coding sequence ATGTACAAGCGCAGTTTGATGCTAGCGGCAGTAATGTTGAGTTTTTGCTTTCAAGCCTTCGGAGCAAGCGAGCCTTCACAGTCACGTAAATTAAGTGCTTTGCTAGAGCAAATTTGGCAGTACCAGTTGTCAGTTGACCCAATAAAGGCCACCCGTTATCGAAACAACCGCTACAACGACAAACTGAAAGATCTCTCCCCCGAGGCTTTACAGACCCATGAACAGCGAAACCAGCAGTTTTTAGCTCGCTTAAAGGGCGTGGACGATAGCGGCTTAAACCATCAGCAAAAGATCAACAAATTGATGCAGATGCGCGAGCTGCAAAACGACATTGACTTATATCGCTTCAACGCCCATTACATGCCGATTACGTCAGAGTCGGGTTTTTACAGCTCGTTGGCATTTTTACCAGCCTCAGCCCCGTTTAAAACTCAGCAAGATTATCAAAACTACCTAGCTCGCTTAAACCAATTTCCTCGCTATTTCGCCCAACAAATTGCTTGGATGAAAAAAGGTATTGAAACTGGCCGCGTGCAGCCAAAATCGGTGCTTGTTGGGTTTGACGACACTATTAAAAAATTCATTACCGAAGACCTACACGACAGTCAATTTTTTGCCCCGTTTAAACGCCTTGCCGAATCAAGTTTTAGTTCAGCCGTTCAGGCTAGCTTATACACGCAAGGTGAAACCGCCATTAACCAGAGTGTGTGGCCTGCCTATCAGAGCTTTTATGACTTCTTAGTGAATGAATACATCCCTAACGCAAAACAAGATATTGCCGCCAACACATGGCAAAACGGCGCCGCGTTTTATCAAAATCGTAGCGATTACTACACCAGTACCAATCTAGATGTAGCCGATATTCATCAAACCGGTTTGCAAGAGGTAAAACGCATTCGCAGTGAAATGCAGAGCGTATTAGACACCCTTAACTTTGAAGGTGATATTAATCAGTTTATTCGGTACTTACGCACCTCCCCCGAGTTTTATGCCACCAGTGCAGACGAGCTTTTAATGCGTGCTTCATATATAGCCAAACGCATTGATGCCACGCTCCCTCAGTTATTTTACACTTTGCCCCGCGTGCCTTACGGTGTGGCGCCGGTGCCTGATAATATCGCCCCTAAATATACCACTGGGCGTTATATCGCCCCAACAAGAGACGACCAGCCGGGTTACTATTGGGTGAACACTTATGCGCTGGATAAGCGCCCTTTGTATGCCCTGCCCGCGCTTACCTTGCACGAAGCAGTACCTGGTCATCATTTGCAAATATCGCTGGCAAGTGAAATGCAAGACTTACCTCCTGTTCGCCGTTACACCTATATTTCAGCGTTTGGTGAGGGCTGGGGTTTATATTCTGAATTCTTGGGTAAAGAAGTGGGGATTTACACCACACCTTATGAAGAATTTGGCCGTTTAAGCTATGAAATGTGGCGCGCGTGTCGTTTAGTGGTCGATACGGGTATGCATATGCAGGGTTGGTCGCGCCAACAAGCCATTGACTACATGCTGGAAAACACTGCTTTATCTGAACATAATGTCACCACAGAAGTGGACCGCTACATATCATGGCCAGCCCAGGCTTTATCCTACAAAATTGGTGAATTAACCATTAAACGCCTACGTAAAAAAGCCGAAGACGCATTGGGCGACAAGTTCGACTTACGCGCCTTTCACGATGCAGTGCTCGCCTACGGCTCAGTGCCCTTGTCGATTTTAGAACAGAATATAGATATGTTTATTGAAGTAAACTCCAAACATAAGTGA
- a CDS encoding DUF1820 family protein: MSKNTSLFRIQFIANGVRYELYVRELCQGSLFGFIEIGDFVWDNHTSVVVDPSHEKLKDEFADVTTTYIPMHNVLRIDEVKKQGTAKISELSDKVTAFPSPIYTPKK; encoded by the coding sequence ATGTCGAAAAATACTTCACTCTTTAGAATTCAATTTATCGCCAATGGCGTACGCTACGAACTATATGTGCGCGAATTGTGTCAGGGCAGCTTATTTGGTTTTATCGAAATTGGCGATTTTGTGTGGGACAACCACACCAGCGTGGTAGTTGACCCAAGCCATGAAAAACTCAAAGATGAGTTCGCTGATGTCACCACCACGTACATACCAATGCACAATGTTTTACGCATCGATGAGGTAAAAAAACAAGGTACGGCTAAAATCAGCGAGCTATCTGATAAGGTAACGGCTTTCCCAAGCCCAATTTATACTCCGAAAAAGTAA
- a CDS encoding M28 family metallopeptidase produces the protein MRQIMYLGMLSAGLMLAGCQSANQNATQDAPVKQSVHADAERIKSHLRFLSDDLLEGRDTGSRGHEIASLYIASELEGYGLKPAGDDGSFLQRAPFRQASLDQASPSFVLETAKGSVELAYPKQYITSASPVSEMASVKGQLVFAGYGIIAPELEHDDYADLDVKGKVVVVLSGKPASFPSEEGAHFGSTNEKKRHAAEHGAIGYVTITTPTAEKVRPYQNLLNYIHTPTVRWLDQNGQPANVYPALKNSAYLSKEAAELLFANADMNLEQIYQLLEEDESPKGFSLPVSIDFSKRSVHKSISSPNVAAILEGSDPTLKNEYIVYSAHSDHIGIAKTVKKDKINNGAMDNATGTSVLLETARLFSQLAERPKRSILFVAVTAEEKGLLGSDYFAQNPTVAKDAMVANVNLDMPILTYEFNDVIAFGADHSDLKESVSLAAQKIGLTLSPDPWPEQALFTRSDHYSFVKQGVPSVFLVPGLQSADPAVDGSKKFGEFLATNYHKPGDDFNQPFNWKAATKFAEVNYYIGLTLANQAKRSSWNEGDFFGDTFSK, from the coding sequence ATGCGCCAAATCATGTATTTAGGCATGCTTTCAGCTGGGCTTATGCTTGCTGGTTGCCAATCAGCAAATCAAAATGCAACCCAAGACGCCCCTGTCAAACAAAGTGTTCATGCTGATGCAGAACGAATTAAATCTCACTTACGTTTTTTATCTGATGACTTATTAGAAGGCCGTGATACTGGCTCTCGTGGTCATGAAATTGCTTCTTTGTACATTGCCTCAGAATTAGAAGGCTATGGCCTTAAACCTGCTGGCGATGACGGCAGTTTTCTACAACGCGCGCCTTTTCGCCAAGCATCACTTGATCAAGCTTCGCCTTCGTTCGTACTTGAAACTGCCAAAGGCAGTGTCGAATTAGCTTATCCCAAACAATACATCACCAGTGCAAGCCCAGTGAGCGAAATGGCCAGTGTCAAAGGGCAATTGGTCTTTGCAGGTTATGGGATTATTGCCCCAGAACTTGAACACGATGATTACGCTGACTTAGACGTAAAAGGCAAAGTTGTAGTGGTGCTTTCTGGTAAGCCGGCTTCTTTCCCAAGTGAAGAAGGCGCGCATTTTGGTTCAACCAATGAGAAGAAACGCCACGCTGCAGAGCACGGCGCCATTGGTTATGTGACTATTACCACGCCTACTGCTGAGAAAGTGCGACCTTATCAAAACCTTCTTAATTATATTCACACGCCGACGGTACGCTGGTTAGATCAAAACGGCCAGCCAGCCAATGTTTATCCTGCACTGAAAAACAGTGCTTATTTAAGCAAAGAAGCGGCTGAATTATTGTTTGCCAATGCGGATATGAATTTAGAGCAGATTTACCAACTACTTGAAGAAGACGAGTCACCTAAAGGTTTCTCTTTACCGGTAAGTATTGATTTCAGTAAGCGTAGCGTGCACAAGAGCATCAGTAGTCCTAATGTTGCGGCTATATTGGAAGGCTCAGACCCGACACTGAAGAATGAGTATATTGTGTATTCAGCCCACTCTGATCACATCGGGATCGCCAAAACAGTCAAGAAAGACAAGATCAACAATGGCGCCATGGACAACGCAACAGGTACTTCGGTGTTACTTGAAACCGCCCGCTTGTTCAGCCAACTGGCTGAGCGCCCTAAGCGTTCAATATTATTTGTTGCTGTCACGGCAGAAGAAAAGGGTTTACTTGGCTCAGATTACTTCGCACAAAACCCCACCGTGGCAAAAGACGCCATGGTGGCGAACGTTAATTTAGACATGCCGATTTTAACTTACGAGTTCAACGACGTCATCGCCTTTGGTGCAGATCATAGTGATTTGAAAGAGTCGGTGAGTCTTGCAGCACAAAAAATTGGTTTAACCCTAAGCCCAGATCCGTGGCCTGAGCAGGCGTTGTTTACCCGTTCTGATCACTACAGTTTTGTTAAACAGGGGGTACCGTCAGTATTTTTAGTGCCTGGTCTGCAATCAGCCGACCCAGCAGTTGATGGCAGCAAAAAATTCGGTGAATTTTTAGCAACTAATTACCACAAGCCAGGGGATGATTTTAATCAGCCCTTTAACTGGAAGGCGGCAACTAAATTCGCCGAAGTGAATTATTACATCGGTCTCACCTTGGCTAACCAAGCTAAGCGTTCTAGTTGGAATGAAGGTGACTTCTTTGGTGATACGTTTTCTAAGTAG
- a CDS encoding DUF885 domain-containing protein, whose amino-acid sequence MKLSIIALSLAAASLSFAALNVQARQDNESTTHTVDTAQTESQRLADFFANNFKQRLHRSPQFQSYLGYKWDYDKWNNISETFIEQSSELAKKQLNTLKGFDESQLSAAEKISLALNKVSLERQLANDEFRHHTYIMDQFSAYHTMVPSFLINVHRVTNTEDAQAYISRLQGVKTLFSQVIDQLRIRQKIGVFPPKWSYDQMLQASKNVITGAPFDSSDSTSSIWQDFQDKVSKLELTDSERKTLLDDASNALLTSVQPAYQALIRELKVQRDLTPEGDGVWRLPDGDKWYENRLAWFTTTDLSADEVHNIGLQNVERIHQDMRSIMKKVKFDGSLNEFFEFMRTDKQFYYANTDEGRDAYLLEAKALIDTMRDKLPEYFSLIPQAEMVVKRVEPFREKSAGKAFYQSPAKDGSRPGIYYANLYDMNDMPTYQMEALAYHEGIPGHHMQRAIAQELEGIPEFQKYSSFTAYTEGWGLYTEELAKDMGFYQDPYSDFGRLAMELWRACRLVVDTGIHSKKWSREQAINYLIENTPNPKNDSVKAIERYIAMPGQATAYMIGKLKIMELRAWSQAELGEQFDIRGFHAQVLKDGPVPLNILEQKVKAWVADVQQSANKAG is encoded by the coding sequence ATGAAACTATCTATCATCGCCCTTTCGCTTGCGGCTGCGTCTTTGTCGTTTGCGGCATTGAACGTACAAGCCCGCCAGGATAATGAATCCACCACCCATACAGTCGACACCGCGCAAACGGAATCACAACGATTAGCCGACTTTTTTGCTAATAACTTTAAACAGCGACTGCATCGTTCACCGCAGTTTCAAAGCTATTTAGGTTACAAGTGGGATTACGATAAGTGGAACAACATCAGTGAAACATTCATTGAACAAAGCAGCGAACTCGCCAAGAAGCAGTTAAATACGTTAAAAGGTTTTGATGAAAGTCAGTTAAGCGCCGCAGAGAAAATCAGTTTAGCGCTCAATAAAGTGTCCTTAGAGCGCCAACTAGCTAATGATGAGTTTCGTCATCACACTTATATCATGGATCAGTTTAGTGCTTACCACACTATGGTCCCCAGCTTTTTGATTAATGTGCACAGAGTGACCAACACGGAAGACGCTCAAGCCTACATCAGTCGTCTGCAAGGGGTAAAAACCTTGTTTTCACAAGTCATTGACCAGCTACGTATTCGACAAAAAATAGGCGTATTTCCACCAAAATGGTCTTACGATCAGATGCTACAAGCATCAAAAAACGTGATTACCGGAGCCCCCTTTGATAGCAGCGACAGTACATCAAGCATCTGGCAGGACTTCCAAGACAAAGTCAGCAAGTTAGAGTTAACCGACAGCGAGCGTAAGACCTTACTTGATGATGCTAGCAACGCCCTTCTGACGTCGGTTCAACCTGCGTATCAAGCACTCATTCGCGAGTTGAAAGTGCAGCGAGATTTAACCCCAGAAGGTGATGGTGTATGGCGCTTGCCTGACGGCGACAAGTGGTACGAAAATCGTCTTGCATGGTTTACTACTACTGATTTAAGCGCCGATGAAGTGCACAACATTGGCTTACAAAACGTTGAGCGTATTCATCAAGATATGCGCAGCATCATGAAAAAAGTGAAGTTTGACGGCAGTTTGAATGAATTTTTCGAATTTATGCGAACTGACAAACAATTCTACTACGCCAATACGGACGAAGGGCGTGATGCTTACTTGCTTGAAGCGAAAGCGCTTATTGACACCATGCGTGACAAACTACCTGAATATTTTAGCTTAATTCCACAGGCTGAGATGGTGGTTAAACGTGTTGAGCCGTTTCGTGAAAAGTCAGCCGGCAAAGCGTTTTATCAAAGCCCTGCGAAAGATGGCTCTCGACCAGGCATATACTACGCAAACCTTTACGACATGAACGACATGCCTACCTATCAAATGGAAGCCTTGGCCTATCATGAAGGTATACCTGGGCATCATATGCAACGAGCGATCGCTCAAGAGCTTGAGGGTATTCCTGAGTTTCAAAAATACAGTTCATTTACTGCCTATACCGAAGGGTGGGGCCTGTATACTGAAGAACTAGCCAAAGATATGGGTTTTTACCAAGACCCATACTCTGACTTTGGTCGCTTGGCGATGGAGCTATGGCGTGCTTGTCGATTGGTGGTTGATACCGGTATTCACAGTAAAAAGTGGAGTCGTGAGCAAGCTATTAATTATCTCATCGAAAATACACCAAACCCGAAGAATGACTCGGTTAAAGCGATTGAGCGTTACATTGCTATGCCGGGCCAAGCGACGGCATATATGATTGGTAAGTTGAAGATCATGGAATTGCGTGCATGGTCGCAAGCAGAACTCGGTGAGCAATTCGATATTCGTGGCTTTCATGCCCAAGTGCTAAAAGATGGCCCTGTGCCACTGAATATTCTTGAACAGAAAGTCAAAGCTTGGGTAGCGGATGTGCAGCAATCTGCGAATAAAGCGGGTTAA
- the slmA gene encoding nucleoid occlusion factor SlmA, producing the protein MAIAKKINRRAQILQALASMLQTNPGQRITTAKLAAHVGVSEAALYRHFPSKARMFEGLIEFIEETLFSRINKIINEEKDSTTRCQLILRLILGFAEKNPGITRILNGDALMGEQDRLRDRIAQLFERLETQLKQVLRERKLREGKSLPAEEAIIANFLICYVDGRINLFIRSKFTRRPTEGFNDQWQLISTQFFLN; encoded by the coding sequence ATGGCAATAGCAAAAAAGATAAATCGCCGTGCGCAAATATTACAAGCACTTGCCAGTATGCTGCAAACCAACCCAGGCCAGCGGATCACTACCGCTAAATTAGCGGCTCATGTTGGTGTGTCAGAAGCCGCGCTGTACCGTCACTTTCCCAGCAAAGCCCGCATGTTTGAGGGCTTAATAGAGTTTATTGAAGAGACTCTTTTTTCGCGTATTAATAAAATTATTAATGAAGAAAAAGATTCCACGACTCGCTGCCAACTTATTCTGCGCCTTATACTTGGCTTTGCGGAGAAAAACCCGGGGATCACACGCATCTTAAACGGTGACGCTTTAATGGGCGAGCAAGATCGATTGCGTGACCGAATAGCCCAATTATTTGAACGTTTAGAAACCCAGTTAAAACAAGTTCTCAGAGAAAGAAAATTACGCGAAGGTAAATCACTTCCCGCTGAAGAGGCCATAATCGCGAATTTCCTTATTTGCTATGTAGATGGGCGAATTAATCTGTTTATTCGCAGTAAATTTACCCGCCGCCCAACAGAGGGTTTCAACGACCAATGGCAGTTAATTAGCACTCAGTTCTTTTTGAACTAG
- the coaBC gene encoding bifunctional phosphopantothenoylcysteine decarboxylase/phosphopantothenate--cysteine ligase CoaBC, with product MQLAQQKILLGITGGIAAYKTPDLVRKLTALGAQVRCVMSASAAEFVSPLALQAVSGNPVGDDLLDRTAEAAMGHIELAKWADKVLIAPATANFMAKLTHGLADDLLSTLCLATSAPMYIAPAMNQQMWHAQATQANLNILQQRGVTILGPAPGEQACGDIGLGRMIEPIDIANMLAQSPMEPLLANRHIVITAGPTREEIDPVRFISNHSSGKMGYALAKAAVALGARVTLVSGPVNLTRPVGVDVIDVVSAEQMHNAVMTAVSKSQVNDAQSDSMQLNCDIFIGCAAVADYKPQQKTEQKIKKSDTELTLTFTRNPDILSDVAHLAQPPFTVGFAAETQDVAHYAQDKLKRKKLDMIAANDVSQAGLGFNSEQNALNVYWNNGGKNLGVADKSQLAISLLTLVAQRHALKTT from the coding sequence ATGCAATTAGCCCAACAGAAGATCCTACTTGGTATAACAGGCGGTATAGCAGCCTACAAAACCCCAGATTTAGTCAGAAAACTCACTGCGCTTGGCGCACAGGTACGTTGCGTGATGAGTGCTTCAGCAGCAGAATTCGTGAGCCCACTGGCTTTACAGGCGGTCTCAGGTAACCCTGTAGGTGATGACCTACTGGATCGTACCGCGGAAGCCGCTATGGGCCACATAGAGCTGGCAAAATGGGCTGATAAAGTGCTTATTGCCCCTGCTACGGCAAATTTCATGGCCAAACTCACCCATGGCTTAGCCGATGATTTGTTATCCACGTTATGCCTAGCCACCAGCGCACCGATGTATATTGCCCCTGCGATGAATCAGCAGATGTGGCATGCGCAGGCAACACAAGCAAACCTCAATATTTTACAACAAAGAGGCGTCACCATTTTAGGGCCAGCTCCCGGCGAGCAAGCCTGTGGTGATATCGGCCTAGGGCGAATGATAGAGCCGATTGATATCGCCAATATGTTAGCCCAAAGTCCAATGGAGCCCTTGCTCGCTAACAGGCATATTGTGATTACGGCAGGGCCAACACGGGAAGAAATCGATCCCGTGCGCTTCATTAGCAATCACAGCTCAGGAAAGATGGGCTACGCATTAGCGAAAGCGGCTGTTGCTTTAGGTGCAAGAGTCACATTGGTATCAGGGCCGGTGAATTTGACGCGCCCAGTAGGTGTTGATGTCATTGATGTGGTCAGTGCAGAGCAAATGCACAATGCCGTTATGACAGCCGTGAGCAAGTCCCAAGTTAATGACGCGCAGTCAGATAGCATGCAGCTTAATTGCGACATATTCATCGGTTGTGCAGCCGTAGCAGATTACAAGCCACAGCAAAAAACCGAGCAAAAGATTAAGAAGTCCGATACGGAGTTAACACTTACTTTTACTAGAAACCCTGATATCCTTAGTGATGTTGCCCATTTAGCTCAACCCCCTTTCACGGTTGGCTTCGCCGCTGAAACGCAAGACGTGGCTCATTACGCACAAGACAAACTGAAACGCAAAAAGCTCGATATGATTGCCGCAAACGACGTATCCCAAGCCGGTTTAGGCTTCAATAGCGAGCAAAACGCACTCAATGTTTATTGGAATAATGGTGGAAAAAACCTTGGCGTTGCCGATAAGAGTCAGTTGGCGATTTCGCTATTGACCTTAGTTGCTCAGCGTCACGCATTAAAAACAACATAA
- the radC gene encoding RadC family protein, which translates to MKITQWPAHERPREKLLTQGPDALSDAELLAIFLRTGIKGLSAVDLARNLLNTFGSLRGLISASQQDFCLAKGLGEAKFVQLQASIELSQRFFAEQLQRETVFNSAQQTKHFLIAQLRDEPNEVFGMLLLDSQHQLIKFRKMFFGTIDSASVYPRVLVKQALEDNAAAVILTHNHPSGVAEPSQADEHITARIISAMSLLDIKVLDHLVVGDGVAVSFAERGLI; encoded by the coding sequence ATGAAAATAACCCAATGGCCTGCCCATGAAAGACCAAGAGAAAAGCTGCTCACCCAAGGGCCCGATGCCTTGTCTGATGCGGAGCTATTGGCCATATTTTTGCGAACGGGCATCAAAGGATTAAGTGCCGTTGATTTGGCGCGCAACCTTCTAAATACCTTTGGCTCACTGCGGGGGCTAATCAGTGCGAGTCAGCAGGATTTCTGCTTAGCCAAAGGGTTAGGGGAAGCGAAGTTTGTGCAACTGCAAGCATCCATCGAGTTAAGTCAGCGCTTTTTTGCCGAACAATTACAGCGTGAAACCGTGTTTAACAGCGCTCAACAAACCAAGCACTTTTTGATCGCCCAATTGCGTGACGAGCCCAATGAGGTGTTTGGCATGCTACTGCTAGACAGTCAGCACCAATTGATCAAATTTCGCAAAATGTTCTTCGGCACCATTGATAGCGCATCGGTCTATCCTCGAGTTCTAGTGAAACAGGCGCTAGAAGATAACGCTGCTGCTGTGATATTGACCCACAATCATCCGTCAGGCGTGGCTGAGCCGAGTCAGGCCGATGAGCACATCACCGCGAGGATTATCAGCGCGATGAGCTTACTGGACATCAAAGTGCTTGATCATCTTGTGGTTGGGGATGGTGTTGCCGTATCGTTTGCCGAGCGAGGTTTGATTTAG